One window of Halopseudomonas maritima genomic DNA carries:
- a CDS encoding SDR family NAD(P)-dependent oxidoreductase has product MGQLDGRVALVTGAAMGIGRGISEAMLEAGASVMLTDINTAALADAQATLASRYPQRVATQQVDVTDREQVRAMVSKTKERFGRLDALVNNAWKAGRLTRLEQLSEAQLRGGFEMAVMAAFWAMQAALPLFRQQGGGRVINLCSLNGVNAHLYSGDYNAAKEGLRTLTRTAAREWAPDQICCNVICPGAASAAYQRFAEANPGNARAMAAANPMGRIGDPLQDIGPVAVFLASDASRYVTGNTLFVDGGAHINGVSWAPDPPQ; this is encoded by the coding sequence ATGGGTCAGCTTGACGGGAGGGTGGCGCTGGTCACTGGCGCCGCTATGGGCATCGGTCGTGGTATCTCCGAAGCCATGCTGGAGGCTGGTGCCAGCGTCATGTTGACGGACATAAACACCGCCGCACTGGCTGATGCGCAGGCAACCTTGGCTAGTCGATATCCGCAGCGCGTCGCCACGCAGCAGGTGGATGTTACCGACCGCGAGCAAGTGCGTGCCATGGTCAGCAAAACCAAGGAGCGCTTTGGCCGACTTGATGCGCTAGTCAATAACGCCTGGAAGGCGGGTCGCCTGACTCGCCTGGAGCAGCTGAGCGAAGCGCAGCTGCGCGGCGGTTTTGAGATGGCGGTGATGGCCGCCTTCTGGGCTATGCAGGCGGCGTTGCCGCTGTTTCGCCAGCAGGGAGGCGGGCGAGTGATCAACCTCTGCTCGCTTAATGGTGTCAACGCGCATCTGTATAGCGGCGACTACAACGCCGCCAAGGAAGGGCTGCGTACGCTCACGCGCACTGCGGCGCGGGAGTGGGCGCCAGACCAGATCTGCTGCAATGTCATTTGTCCGGGTGCTGCCAGCGCAGCTTATCAACGTTTTGCCGAGGCCAACCCGGGCAATGCCCGCGCCATGGCCGCTGCCAACCCTATGGGACGCATTGGCGATCCGCTGCAGGATATTGGCCCGGTGGCGGTGTTTCTGGCCAGTGACGCCAGCCGCTATGTCACAGGCAATACGCTGTTTGTCGATGGCGGTGCGCATATCAATGGCGTGTCCTGGGCTCCGGATCCGCCACAGTAG
- a CDS encoding alpha/beta fold hydrolase encodes MNNPTQDLPLPVGKYATLDSGLTLHYLDIGEGPVVVWLHGSGPGASGFSNFKGNYPLFEQAGYRNIVLDLPGFGRSDKPDDVNYDLDFFVGNLKSLLDQLDIERCTLLGNSLGGAIALGFVLANPERIDKLILMAPGGVEERETYFQMEGIVRMVETYGQGPMGLEQMRKIMTLQLFDSSQLQESLLAERVAVAVTQPANLFSTMMVPNMTERLGEISAPILGFWGTNDLFNPPAGAFKILHNAPNARFTLLNRCGHWVQVEHQELFNRQCLEFLAA; translated from the coding sequence ATGAACAATCCAACCCAAGATCTGCCTCTGCCAGTCGGCAAGTACGCGACGCTTGATTCAGGACTGACCCTGCATTATCTGGATATCGGTGAAGGACCGGTGGTGGTCTGGCTGCACGGCAGCGGCCCGGGTGCCAGCGGTTTCAGCAACTTCAAAGGCAATTACCCCCTATTCGAGCAAGCCGGTTACCGAAATATCGTTCTGGATCTGCCTGGTTTCGGCCGCTCCGACAAACCCGATGACGTCAACTACGACCTCGATTTCTTTGTCGGCAACCTCAAGAGCCTGCTCGACCAGCTGGATATTGAGCGCTGCACCCTCCTCGGTAACTCACTCGGCGGCGCAATCGCGTTGGGCTTTGTACTGGCCAACCCCGAGCGGATCGACAAGCTGATCCTGATGGCGCCGGGCGGTGTGGAAGAGCGCGAAACCTACTTCCAGATGGAAGGTATCGTGCGCATGGTTGAAACCTACGGCCAAGGCCCGATGGGGCTTGAGCAAATGCGTAAGATAATGACCCTGCAACTGTTTGACAGCAGCCAGCTGCAGGAGAGCCTGTTGGCAGAGCGCGTGGCCGTAGCCGTCACCCAGCCTGCCAACCTGTTCTCGACCATGATGGTGCCCAACATGACTGAACGCCTAGGCGAGATCAGCGCGCCCATCCTCGGTTTCTGGGGCACCAACGATCTGTTTAACCCCCCGGCTGGCGCCTTCAAGATCCTGCACAACGCGCCCAACGCACGCTTTACCCTGCTCAACCGCTGCGGCCACTGGGTGCAGGTGGAACATCAGGAACTGTTCAACCGTCAGTGTCTGGAGTTTCTTGCCGCCTGA
- a CDS encoding acyl-CoA dehydrogenase family protein, which translates to MNELDAFRAETRAWLEANCPASMRTPMPSDEMVWGGSTVQFNSEDQRLWFERMREKGWFCPDWPTEYGGAGLDVRRQAILDQEMRRLHCRPPQINLGIWMLGPVLLEYASEEQKQRFLPPMARGEVRWCQGFSEPNAGSDLASLRTSAVLDGDHYVINGTKIWTSYGNKSDWMYALVRTGPMVPKQQGISLIVLDMHSPGVSVSPIDLISGKSSFCQVFFDNVRVPADQLIGEVNDGWKLGKALLQHERRAMSRFSESALPTHFDLDEYLTRCLPSPEGAAELALQQRAIRCLMDEECYSLGNRRMVDAVSARQDVSGLMAISKLVHTEQERDKFELLLELLGNAALGWDGDGFAARDLELTNSWLMSFAQTIAGGSSEVQLNVIAKRVLGLPDAK; encoded by the coding sequence ATGAACGAACTGGACGCCTTTCGCGCCGAGACCCGGGCCTGGCTGGAAGCCAATTGCCCCGCGTCAATGCGCACTCCCATGCCCTCCGACGAAATGGTCTGGGGCGGCAGTACTGTGCAATTCAACAGCGAGGACCAGCGCCTGTGGTTTGAACGCATGCGCGAAAAGGGCTGGTTCTGCCCGGACTGGCCGACCGAGTATGGTGGCGCCGGGTTAGACGTGCGTCGCCAGGCTATTTTGGATCAGGAGATGCGCCGCCTGCATTGCCGGCCACCGCAGATCAACTTGGGCATCTGGATGCTCGGCCCGGTGCTGCTGGAGTATGCCAGTGAAGAGCAGAAGCAACGTTTTCTGCCACCGATGGCCCGGGGCGAAGTGCGCTGGTGCCAGGGCTTCTCCGAGCCCAACGCTGGCTCCGACCTTGCCAGCCTGCGTACCAGCGCAGTGCTGGATGGCGACCACTACGTTATCAACGGTACCAAGATCTGGACTTCCTACGGCAACAAGTCTGACTGGATGTACGCCCTGGTGCGCACCGGCCCTATGGTGCCAAAACAGCAGGGCATCAGCCTGATCGTGCTGGACATGCATTCACCGGGCGTAAGCGTCAGCCCCATTGACCTGATCAGCGGCAAATCGTCCTTTTGTCAGGTGTTCTTCGACAACGTGCGAGTGCCCGCAGATCAACTGATTGGTGAAGTCAACGACGGCTGGAAGCTAGGGAAGGCGCTGTTGCAGCACGAGCGGCGGGCGATGTCGCGATTCAGTGAATCGGCGCTGCCGACCCACTTTGATCTGGACGAATACCTGACACGCTGCCTGCCTTCGCCCGAAGGTGCCGCCGAGCTGGCGCTGCAGCAACGTGCTATCCGCTGCCTGATGGACGAGGAGTGTTACAGCCTGGGTAACCGCCGCATGGTTGATGCCGTAAGTGCGCGCCAGGATGTGTCAGGGCTGATGGCCATCTCCAAGCTGGTACACACCGAGCAGGAGCGTGACAAGTTTGAGTTGCTGCTGGAGCTACTGGGCAATGCTGCGCTGGGTTGGGACGGAGACGGCTTCGCCGCACGTGACCTGGAGCTGACCAACTCATGGCTGATGAGCTTTGCGCAGACCATTGCCGGTGGCTCATCCGAGGTGCAGTTGAACGTGATCGCCAAGCGTGTGCTTGGCCTGCCGGACGCAAAATAA
- a CDS encoding NAD(P)/FAD-dependent oxidoreductase: protein MSYKNILAPGRIGAMELRNRIIMAPMGSNFAESDGSCGERIQAYYEARAAGGAGLLIMGVCAVAFPAGTAEPYQVGVSDDRFIPGLSQLAARVHKHGAKIAMQLQHAGKTATRDLAEGRDLWVPSMPPPLKTDMMAALTPEELGSFISSARGRGRPTIRVMDQADIAQMVEWFASAAERAKRAGFDGVEIHAAHSYIIAGFLSAHYNQREDDYGGSLENRARLMLEILREVRARTGSSFGVWLRLDAEELHTEGGITLNECKAFARMAETAGADAVSISAYAAIKSGVAFTEAPLVQQPAGFLHWADEVKQQLNIPVIAVGRLEPEVADKAIAEGKCDFVAMARKMLADPELPNKLMRNDAAAIRPCIYCYVCVSQIFVNERVKCAVNPFTGHEYQKVILPAETCRHLVVVGGGPAGLEAARLGALRGMRVTLIERSNRLGGTLFFAALAYPENGKLLDNLIHQVGQLAIDVRLNTEATPQLLRELEADQVLVASGALRAAPAIPGVDAKHVWSGDELRRLMTGDRADEIARNKLSLTQRAMMKAGSLTGATNSTDALKQLSKLWMPLGKHVVIIGGGLVGLELAEFLVERGRRVSVLEPSQSLGRELSIVRRWRVLDALQRHDVPLLTQCQVQAIDKQKVHYLNAEGESCSLAADSVVLAVGAGPDARLANSLAESGITVQRIGDCGDLGYIEGAIRSATDAVLAL, encoded by the coding sequence ATGTCCTATAAAAATATTCTGGCTCCGGGGCGCATTGGCGCAATGGAGCTACGCAACCGCATCATCATGGCGCCTATGGGTTCCAACTTCGCCGAAAGCGATGGCAGTTGCGGTGAGCGTATACAAGCCTATTACGAGGCGCGTGCCGCCGGCGGCGCCGGGCTGCTGATCATGGGCGTGTGCGCCGTCGCCTTTCCTGCTGGCACCGCCGAGCCTTATCAGGTCGGCGTGTCCGATGACCGCTTCATCCCAGGCCTCAGCCAACTGGCCGCGCGGGTACACAAGCATGGCGCCAAGATTGCCATGCAACTTCAGCACGCCGGCAAAACCGCCACCCGTGACTTGGCTGAAGGACGAGATTTGTGGGTACCGTCAATGCCACCGCCGCTGAAGACCGACATGATGGCGGCACTGACGCCCGAAGAACTCGGCAGTTTTATCAGTAGCGCCAGAGGCCGTGGTCGGCCAACCATCCGAGTGATGGATCAGGCTGACATCGCGCAGATGGTCGAGTGGTTTGCCAGCGCCGCCGAGCGTGCCAAACGTGCCGGCTTTGACGGCGTAGAGATTCACGCCGCGCATAGCTATATCATCGCCGGCTTCCTCTCTGCGCACTACAACCAGCGCGAGGATGACTATGGTGGCAGCCTGGAAAACCGTGCGCGGCTTATGTTGGAAATTCTGCGCGAGGTGCGCGCCCGCACGGGGTCCAGTTTCGGTGTTTGGCTACGGCTGGACGCCGAGGAGCTGCATACCGAAGGCGGAATCACGCTTAACGAATGCAAGGCCTTTGCGCGAATGGCTGAAACGGCTGGCGCCGATGCCGTTTCGATCTCGGCCTACGCCGCTATCAAGTCTGGAGTAGCCTTCACCGAGGCGCCCCTGGTGCAACAGCCGGCCGGCTTCCTGCACTGGGCCGACGAGGTCAAACAGCAGTTGAACATTCCGGTGATCGCGGTCGGACGGCTGGAACCGGAGGTCGCAGACAAGGCCATTGCCGAGGGCAAGTGCGACTTTGTCGCCATGGCTCGCAAGATGCTTGCCGACCCAGAGCTGCCAAACAAACTGATGCGAAACGATGCTGCCGCCATTCGTCCCTGTATCTATTGCTATGTTTGCGTCAGCCAGATTTTTGTCAATGAACGGGTCAAATGCGCGGTCAATCCATTTACCGGGCATGAATACCAGAAAGTGATCCTTCCCGCCGAAACCTGCCGTCATCTGGTCGTGGTCGGCGGCGGCCCAGCCGGCCTTGAAGCCGCGCGTCTAGGCGCACTGCGCGGTATGCGCGTGACCCTGATCGAGCGCAGTAACCGCCTGGGCGGCACCTTATTCTTCGCCGCGCTGGCTTACCCTGAAAACGGTAAGTTGCTGGACAACCTGATTCACCAGGTTGGTCAGCTGGCCATCGACGTGCGTCTGAACACCGAGGCTACGCCACAGCTGCTGCGTGAGCTGGAAGCTGACCAGGTGCTGGTCGCCAGCGGCGCCCTGCGCGCGGCACCGGCAATCCCCGGTGTTGATGCCAAGCACGTATGGAGCGGCGATGAACTGCGCCGCCTGATGACTGGTGACCGCGCCGACGAGATTGCCCGCAATAAGCTCTCATTGACCCAGCGCGCAATGATGAAAGCCGGCAGCCTGACCGGCGCTACCAACAGCACCGACGCTCTTAAGCAGCTCTCTAAATTGTGGATGCCGCTAGGCAAACACGTCGTGATTATCGGTGGCGGTTTGGTTGGCTTGGAGCTAGCTGAGTTTCTGGTTGAGCGTGGCCGCCGTGTCAGCGTACTGGAGCCTAGCCAGAGTCTTGGTCGTGAGTTGTCCATTGTGCGCCGCTGGCGAGTACTGGACGCCCTTCAGCGCCATGACGTACCGCTGCTCACCCAGTGTCAGGTTCAGGCCATCGATAAGCAGAAGGTGCATTACCTTAACGCCGAGGGCGAGTCGTGCAGCCTGGCAGCGGACTCAGTAGTGCTGGCGGTTGGTGCAGGTCCGGACGCGCGGTTGGCCAACAGCCTAGCAGAGAGCGGAATTACCGTGCAGCGGATCGGCGACTGCGGTGATCTGGGTTATATCGAGGGAGCTATTCGCTCCGCGACCGACGCAGTGTTGGCGCTATAA
- a CDS encoding acyl-CoA dehydrogenase family protein: MSLIYNEDQQQLLDSARDYLAARSPVSAQRALRDQGVAQGFDSGVWQGMVELGWSAVAFAEEQGGLDFGFAGYAPIFEQIGQHLSAAPLLSSVVLCGSLIEQLASAEQQQALLPQLISGAQRYALALDEHDRHQPDKCTLQAVAEGDGYRLDGSKCWVADGVEADGWLVVARLPDGLRGVFVVPAGTAGVSVAPRRMIDARNMAALSLQQVELPAEALLNSGDTEAALERALDRGRACLAAELLGICDRLLDTTVEYLKTRVQFDAPIGSFQALQHRAARLYVQQQLARNAVMAAFEALDREQGDIAERRRLVALAKWKANQAAQLISNEAVQMHGGIGVTDELDIGLYLKRVRVAQAQLGRSDLMAARYAAQRLAR, from the coding sequence ATGAGTCTGATTTACAACGAAGATCAACAGCAACTGCTCGACAGCGCGCGGGATTATCTGGCCGCCCGTTCACCGGTAAGTGCGCAACGTGCACTGCGCGATCAAGGCGTTGCTCAAGGTTTTGATAGCGGCGTGTGGCAAGGCATGGTCGAACTGGGCTGGAGCGCGGTGGCCTTTGCCGAAGAGCAGGGTGGTCTGGATTTTGGCTTTGCCGGTTATGCGCCGATTTTCGAGCAGATTGGGCAGCACCTGAGTGCCGCGCCGTTGCTCTCCAGTGTGGTGTTGTGTGGCAGCCTGATTGAGCAGCTGGCAAGTGCCGAGCAGCAGCAGGCGCTATTGCCGCAGCTGATCAGCGGCGCGCAGCGCTATGCCCTGGCGCTGGACGAGCACGACCGCCACCAGCCCGATAAGTGCACGCTGCAGGCAGTGGCCGAGGGTGATGGCTACCGGCTCGACGGTAGTAAGTGCTGGGTAGCCGACGGCGTTGAGGCCGACGGCTGGCTGGTCGTCGCCCGCCTGCCCGATGGGCTGCGTGGCGTGTTTGTTGTACCGGCAGGCACAGCCGGCGTGAGTGTAGCGCCGCGACGCATGATCGACGCACGCAATATGGCGGCGCTGAGTCTGCAACAGGTTGAGTTGCCGGCTGAGGCGCTGCTAAACAGCGGCGACACTGAAGCTGCGCTAGAGCGTGCGCTGGATCGAGGCCGCGCCTGCCTAGCGGCGGAGCTGCTGGGCATCTGCGACCGGCTGCTGGACACCACTGTGGAATACCTCAAGACCCGCGTGCAGTTTGATGCGCCGATCGGCAGCTTTCAGGCTCTGCAGCACCGCGCCGCTCGCTTGTACGTGCAGCAGCAGTTGGCACGCAATGCAGTGATGGCCGCCTTTGAAGCGCTGGATCGTGAGCAGGGTGATATTGCCGAGCGCCGTCGGCTGGTGGCCCTGGCCAAGTGGAAGGCCAACCAGGCGGCGCAACTGATCAGCAATGAAGCGGTGCAGATGCACGGTGGCATCGGCGTGACCGATGAGCTGGATATCGGCCTGTACTTGAAGCGCGTGCGCGTGGCGCAGGCGCAATTGGGCCGCAGTGACCTTATGGCGGCCCGCTACGCAGCACAGCGTCTGGCGCGCTGA
- a CDS encoding class I adenylate-forming enzyme family protein, with amino-acid sequence MSTQHAFVERARASIGQLLHDQSPFAIDIDAKGVKSFRNAPANLVEAIQAGRQHGAAPFLLWQEQRYSFDSFFAAADQLTAVFQHELKLQPGERVAIAMRNRPEWMITFVAAVQAGLIPVPLNSWGLREELLYGVKDCGAVMLVCDLQRWQQVNGGLPVDTKVLLVDSQGDEPEAMQWTDVMAQQYAPMQLHQPAPDDDALILYTSGTTSRAKGVVSTHRALGQALFALDYQGAMAAMTSPDRIKPILSSGLQPTALLCFPLFHVSGLHAQFLSMLRNGRRMVIMYKWDVEQALRLIEQEGCTQFSGAPVMMQELLAHPGFDSSATASLFSLGLGGGAASSALLDRILTIKPHAMAGTGYGMTEGNGIGAAHAGDQFVLFPASAGWPLPIVDMVVGERPDQPAAAGEQGPIWLRSPALMRGYWNRPLDTRESLLDGWLFSGDVGRLDQYGMISITDRIKDIIIRGGENISALEVEQVAASHPAVVEAAAFACPDARFGETVGLAVYCREALDSEQLRGFMAEQLAAYKVPEQIWFSPEPLARNATGKLQKPQIKLALGV; translated from the coding sequence ATGAGCACCCAACACGCCTTCGTTGAACGTGCGCGGGCCAGTATCGGCCAACTGCTGCACGACCAATCACCCTTTGCCATCGACATCGACGCCAAGGGGGTAAAGTCTTTTCGCAACGCACCGGCGAATCTGGTCGAGGCGATCCAGGCCGGACGACAGCACGGCGCTGCGCCGTTTCTGTTGTGGCAGGAGCAGCGTTACAGTTTTGACAGCTTTTTTGCCGCTGCAGATCAACTGACCGCCGTTTTTCAACACGAACTGAAGCTGCAACCTGGCGAGCGGGTGGCCATCGCCATGCGCAATCGACCGGAATGGATGATCACCTTCGTAGCCGCCGTACAGGCTGGCCTGATTCCTGTGCCGCTCAATAGTTGGGGCCTGCGCGAGGAGCTGCTGTACGGTGTAAAGGATTGCGGCGCTGTCATGCTTGTCTGTGATCTGCAGCGTTGGCAGCAGGTGAACGGCGGACTGCCCGTTGATACCAAAGTGCTGCTGGTGGACAGCCAGGGCGACGAGCCAGAGGCTATGCAGTGGACGGATGTTATGGCGCAACAGTACGCACCGATGCAACTGCATCAGCCTGCGCCAGACGACGATGCACTTATCCTCTACACTTCCGGCACCACCAGTCGGGCCAAGGGCGTGGTGTCAACCCATCGCGCGCTCGGGCAGGCGCTGTTTGCTTTGGATTACCAGGGCGCCATGGCTGCCATGACCTCGCCGGACCGAATCAAGCCAATCCTGAGTTCGGGGCTTCAGCCGACCGCGCTACTATGCTTCCCCTTGTTTCATGTCAGCGGCTTGCACGCGCAGTTTCTCAGCATGCTGCGCAATGGTCGGCGCATGGTGATCATGTACAAGTGGGACGTAGAGCAGGCGCTACGTCTGATTGAGCAAGAAGGGTGTACACAATTCAGCGGTGCGCCGGTCATGATGCAGGAGCTGCTGGCACATCCGGGGTTTGATTCTTCCGCCACAGCCAGCCTGTTCTCTCTGGGGCTTGGTGGCGGTGCTGCCTCCAGCGCCTTGCTTGATCGCATTTTAACTATCAAACCGCACGCCATGGCCGGCACGGGCTACGGTATGACTGAGGGTAATGGCATAGGTGCCGCACATGCTGGCGATCAGTTCGTGCTGTTCCCCGCCAGTGCCGGGTGGCCGCTGCCAATTGTAGATATGGTGGTCGGCGAGCGTCCGGACCAGCCGGCTGCCGCGGGTGAACAGGGACCGATCTGGCTGCGCTCACCAGCGCTAATGCGAGGATACTGGAACCGCCCTCTGGATACCCGCGAGAGTCTGCTGGACGGCTGGCTGTTCAGCGGTGACGTGGGGCGGCTGGACCAGTACGGCATGATCAGCATCACCGACCGAATCAAAGACATCATCATCCGCGGCGGCGAAAATATCTCGGCACTGGAGGTAGAGCAGGTCGCTGCCAGTCACCCGGCCGTCGTTGAGGCAGCCGCCTTTGCCTGCCCTGATGCGCGCTTTGGTGAGACTGTGGGGTTGGCGGTCTACTGCCGTGAGGCGCTTGATTCCGAGCAGTTGCGCGGGTTCATGGCGGAACAGTTGGCAGCGTACAAGGTGCCGGAACAGATATGGTTCAGTCCGGAGCCACTGGCGCGCAACGCCACCGGCAAACTCCAGAAGCCGCAAATTAAGCTGGCGCTGGGAGTCTAG
- a CDS encoding NADH:flavin oxidoreductase — MSTEMNSPLAAAYQPLRVGPIQLKNRFIKAATNEGMSPNGIPSQQLVQFHAGVAAGGAALTTVAYCAVSDDGCTLPNQIQLNRQTLPHLRALTDAVHAAGGKASAQITHGGCFVFTRAPGQGRPLSASGGFNKIGLMSGMFFKKQMSEADMQRIAVDFARGARLAQEAGFDAVEIHMGHGYLLSQFLSPRYNQRKDAYGGSLENRLRFPRQVLRAVLDAVGNELAVICKFSMVEGARGGNHIDEGVQIARALAEEGAHLLVLSAGLNAESITTMFGSSFPPENRAVVTNPVMKFAMYLQQLAEKPREFKPLYLLKYARQIRAAVDVPLAYLGGLTSAEGVVELVDEGFEALALGRVLIHDPNWVNALGQGVARQSGCTACNRCVAMMYTEGGTSCVLGLPGDPILNSLPAAG; from the coding sequence ATGAGCACTGAGATGAATTCGCCGCTGGCCGCAGCCTATCAGCCGCTTCGTGTTGGCCCGATACAGCTGAAGAACCGCTTTATCAAAGCGGCCACCAACGAGGGCATGTCGCCCAACGGGATTCCTTCACAGCAACTGGTGCAGTTTCACGCGGGTGTTGCCGCCGGCGGCGCGGCCCTGACCACCGTTGCCTACTGCGCTGTCAGCGATGACGGCTGCACCTTGCCCAATCAGATTCAGCTCAATCGCCAAACCTTGCCACACCTGCGCGCGTTGACCGATGCGGTGCATGCAGCCGGTGGCAAGGCGTCGGCGCAGATTACCCATGGTGGCTGCTTTGTCTTTACTCGTGCGCCAGGGCAGGGGCGTCCGCTGTCGGCCAGTGGCGGTTTCAACAAGATCGGCTTGATGAGCGGAATGTTCTTCAAGAAGCAAATGAGCGAGGCGGATATGCAGCGCATCGCCGTCGATTTTGCCCGTGGCGCACGATTGGCACAGGAAGCGGGGTTTGATGCGGTGGAGATCCACATGGGCCACGGCTACCTGCTCAGCCAGTTTCTGTCGCCGCGGTACAACCAGCGCAAGGATGCCTACGGCGGAAGTCTGGAGAACCGCTTGCGCTTTCCGCGCCAGGTGCTGCGTGCAGTGCTGGATGCGGTTGGCAACGAGCTGGCGGTGATCTGCAAGTTCAGCATGGTGGAGGGCGCGCGCGGCGGCAATCACATTGACGAGGGTGTGCAGATTGCCCGGGCGCTGGCCGAGGAGGGCGCCCATCTGCTGGTGCTCAGCGCCGGTCTGAATGCGGAGTCCATCACCACCATGTTCGGTTCCTCCTTTCCGCCGGAAAACCGCGCGGTGGTGACCAATCCGGTGATGAAGTTTGCGATGTACCTGCAACAGCTGGCTGAGAAGCCACGTGAGTTCAAGCCTCTGTATCTGCTCAAGTACGCGCGGCAAATTCGCGCCGCGGTGGATGTACCGCTGGCCTACCTGGGTGGGTTGACCAGTGCCGAGGGTGTGGTGGAGCTGGTAGACGAAGGCTTTGAGGCCTTGGCGCTCGGCCGTGTGCTGATTCATGACCCGAACTGGGTGAATGCCCTGGGCCAAGGCGTGGCACGCCAGTCCGGCTGCACCGCCTGCAATCGCTGCGTAGCCATGATGTACACCGAGGGCGGTACCAGCTGCGTGCTGGGCCTGCCAGGTGACCCAATACTCAACAGCCTGCCTGCCGCTGGCTGA
- a CDS encoding FAD-dependent oxidoreductase, protein MNTQTPFSPGRAIDLDQVPQWDLQTEVLIVGFGAAGACAAIEARQAGAEVAVLEVSGDGGGSAALSGGEVYVGGNGGTDVQREHGFTDSTEALRKYLMLSGGPAADAERVDCYAEGALQHFNWLREQGVPFKGSYLPGKWIEPPTDDTLLWSGNEQAWPFSAAAEPAPRGHTVQFTGWGGGKVLMQVLCERARALGAQVHCNSRALCLIRDDAQRVVGVVARQDGEIRYLHAAQGVILCAGGFICNTEMVRRFVPTALDCELPVTGGNDDGSGIRMGMSVGAATLNMQEHFATLPFFPPASLVKGIFVNGRGQRFINEDCYHGRVAHHVLRQPEGRAWLLVDNAIFGRPIIQEDIEIAAVGESWEEVEAQLGLPTGALVQTVAEFNRHAAEGQDPYFHKSTEWLRPFSEPPFAALSYCKGDFQGHAFTLGGLSTRPGGEVLDGDGNPIAGLFAAGRTACGLPRWGEGYASGLSLGDSTFFGRQAGRSAATQNH, encoded by the coding sequence GTGAACACACAAACACCCTTTTCCCCAGGCCGAGCCATCGACCTTGATCAGGTGCCGCAGTGGGATCTGCAAACCGAGGTCCTGATCGTGGGCTTTGGTGCAGCTGGTGCTTGCGCGGCGATTGAGGCGCGTCAGGCCGGTGCTGAAGTGGCAGTGCTGGAGGTGTCCGGTGACGGCGGCGGCAGCGCCGCGCTATCAGGCGGCGAGGTGTACGTCGGTGGTAACGGCGGCACTGACGTCCAGCGCGAGCATGGTTTTACCGACAGCACCGAGGCGCTGCGTAAGTACCTGATGCTCTCTGGCGGCCCGGCGGCTGATGCCGAGCGGGTGGACTGCTACGCCGAGGGCGCGCTGCAGCACTTTAATTGGCTGCGCGAGCAGGGCGTGCCGTTTAAGGGCAGCTATCTGCCGGGCAAGTGGATTGAACCGCCAACTGATGACACCTTGCTGTGGTCTGGCAACGAGCAGGCCTGGCCGTTCAGCGCCGCGGCCGAGCCGGCACCCCGCGGGCACACGGTGCAATTTACTGGTTGGGGCGGCGGCAAAGTGCTAATGCAGGTGCTTTGCGAGCGCGCTCGCGCACTGGGCGCCCAGGTGCACTGCAACAGCCGCGCGCTCTGTCTGATCCGCGATGATGCTCAGCGGGTAGTGGGTGTGGTGGCGCGCCAAGATGGGGAGATTCGTTATCTGCACGCCGCGCAGGGCGTGATTCTCTGCGCCGGTGGTTTTATCTGCAACACCGAGATGGTCCGTCGCTTTGTACCAACGGCGCTGGACTGTGAGCTGCCGGTAACCGGTGGCAATGACGACGGCTCGGGCATTCGCATGGGCATGAGCGTCGGTGCAGCCACCCTAAACATGCAGGAGCACTTTGCCACGCTGCCGTTCTTTCCGCCGGCATCGCTGGTCAAGGGTATTTTCGTCAATGGCCGTGGCCAGCGCTTTATCAACGAAGACTGCTATCACGGCCGGGTCGCGCACCACGTACTTCGCCAACCTGAAGGGCGCGCCTGGTTGCTGGTGGATAACGCGATCTTCGGCCGACCAATTATTCAGGAAGATATCGAGATTGCCGCCGTCGGTGAAAGCTGGGAGGAGGTGGAAGCGCAGCTCGGCCTGCCGACCGGAGCCCTGGTGCAGACGGTGGCCGAGTTCAATCGTCACGCTGCTGAGGGGCAGGACCCGTACTTCCACAAGAGCACTGAGTGGCTGCGCCCCTTCAGCGAGCCACCTTTTGCGGCCTTGAGTTACTGCAAGGGAGACTTTCAAGGTCATGCCTTCACCCTGGGCGGGCTATCTACCCGCCCAGGTGGCGAGGTGCTGGACGGCGACGGTAACCCCATTGCCGGGCTGTTCGCCGCAGGCCGCACAGCCTGCGGATTGCCGCGCTGGGGTGAGGGCTACGCCTCTGGCTTATCACTGGGTGATTCCACCTTCTTCGGGCGGCAGGCCGGACGCAGCGCGGCGACGCAGAACCACTGA